A genomic segment from Glycine soja cultivar W05 chromosome 18, ASM419377v2, whole genome shotgun sequence encodes:
- the LOC114395486 gene encoding glutathione S-transferase F10-like isoform X2, producing the protein MLISSRERLRNLSSLSCRILVTVFFHVQLYLCLINLQPFGLLPVIQDGDYTLSESRAIIRYYAEKYKDQGTDLLGKTIEERGLVEQWLEVEAHNFHPPLFDLVINVLFAPLMGAPSDPKVIEESDKKIEKVLDVYEERLSKSKYLAGDFFCLADLSHLPAGHYLVNQTGRGNLVRERKHVSAWWDDISNRPSWHKVLQLYKYPV; encoded by the exons ATGTTGATCTCTTCAAGGGAGAGGCTAAGGAACCTGAGTTCCTTAAGCTGCag GATTTTGGTAACTgtttttttccatgttcaattatACTTGTGTCTAATAAATCTGCAGCCATTTGGATTGCTTCCTGTTATTCAAGATGGAGATTATACTCTCTCTG AATCTCGTGCAATAATAAGATACTATGCAGAGAAGTATAAAGACCAAGGCACAGACTTGTTGGGAAAGACAATAGAGGAAAGGGGTCTAGTGGAACAATGGCTTGAAGTGGAGGCTCATAACTTTCACCCACCACTCTTCGACTTGGTTATTAATGTTCTGTTTGCCCCATTAATGGGTGCTCCTTCAGACCCAAAAGTGATAGAAGAGAGTGATAAAAAGATTGAGAAGGTGCTGGATGTTTATGAGGAGAGGCTGTCAAAGAGCAAGTACTTGGCTGGTGATTTCTTCTGCCTTGCTGATCTTAGCCACCTACCAGCTGGTCATTATTTGGTGAACCAAACTGGGAGAGGGAATTTGGTTAGAGAGAGGAAGCATGTGAGTGCTTGGTGGGATGATATTAGTAATAGACCATCTTGGCATAAGGTTCTTCAGCTATATAAATACCCTGTCTAG
- the LOC114395486 gene encoding glutathione S-transferase F10-like isoform X1 codes for MVVKVYGPTYACPKRVLVCLIEKEIEFETVHVDLFKGEAKEPEFLKLQPFGLLPVIQDGDYTLSESRAIIRYYAEKYKDQGTDLLGKTIEERGLVEQWLEVEAHNFHPPLFDLVINVLFAPLMGAPSDPKVIEESDKKIEKVLDVYEERLSKSKYLAGDFFCLADLSHLPAGHYLVNQTGRGNLVRERKHVSAWWDDISNRPSWHKVLQLYKYPV; via the exons ATGGTGGTGAAGGTGTACGGTCCAACCTATGCATGCCCCAAGAGAGTGCTGGTGTGTCTGATTGAGAAGGAGATTGAGTTTGAAACAGTGCATGTTGATCTCTTCAAGGGAGAGGCTAAGGAACCTGAGTTCCTTAAGCTGCag CCATTTGGATTGCTTCCTGTTATTCAAGATGGAGATTATACTCTCTCTG AATCTCGTGCAATAATAAGATACTATGCAGAGAAGTATAAAGACCAAGGCACAGACTTGTTGGGAAAGACAATAGAGGAAAGGGGTCTAGTGGAACAATGGCTTGAAGTGGAGGCTCATAACTTTCACCCACCACTCTTCGACTTGGTTATTAATGTTCTGTTTGCCCCATTAATGGGTGCTCCTTCAGACCCAAAAGTGATAGAAGAGAGTGATAAAAAGATTGAGAAGGTGCTGGATGTTTATGAGGAGAGGCTGTCAAAGAGCAAGTACTTGGCTGGTGATTTCTTCTGCCTTGCTGATCTTAGCCACCTACCAGCTGGTCATTATTTGGTGAACCAAACTGGGAGAGGGAATTTGGTTAGAGAGAGGAAGCATGTGAGTGCTTGGTGGGATGATATTAGTAATAGACCATCTTGGCATAAGGTTCTTCAGCTATATAAATACCCTGTCTAG